The Panicum virgatum strain AP13 chromosome 3N, P.virgatum_v5, whole genome shotgun sequence genome includes the window AGACACAGTAAAATACTCTCGATAAGTTACTAAATCCAAAATTAGATAATCCACGAAttcttgtttcttttctttgaaaaaaaaggATATTTGCATACCTTATAAAGTTTGCATACATTCATTTCGAAAATACGGGATATATAACGTTGCGTTTTGATCATCCAGTACATATATACAACCACTGTTGATTGCTACATCATCATATTAATAATGACATGTTTGGAAAATGGTAGTGGTATAAAAGGGTTACAGGAGGCATGGTATCTCATATTTATGAAATAGGATCGAACAGCGTAGTATACAAATTAAATGATCGAAATCTCACCAGCCATTAATTAATTATTCGGCATGGACCTTGCCACTACTTGGTTCTATATGCATGTATAGATATTTGAATTTCATAACTTGTTCGTGAAAAATTAAGACCATCGATCATGAGGTACATACGGTACATGTATTTAGAGCAGCCATATATCTAATACACATATTACCAGGCGTGGGAAAGCATCAGCCCCAACCGCAGACCTTTCCACCGCTGCTCGATGCGCTGAGAATCTGAGATGACCAAGACACGGCAGGGTGCCCAGGACTTGCATGTCGTCCCTTCGCTCGTGCTTCACCCATATATCCAGGTAGGAGAGGGCGGGGAGCCATGCAGGCCTAATCCATGTGGGCATGCGCATCACATCATTGAATCCACCAATGTGAAGCTTGCGTAAGTTGCCTAGTGGCTGTGGCTCCGTCATTGAGCCATCGAGAATAGCTGCATCAAAATTAACAGAAATACGAAGACATTCAATTTTGGTCAGTTTGCCTAGGGATTCCAACAGAGCTGTAATACATGCCGTCCATCCATCATTATTAGCCTCTTCTGTAGACAATCTCACCCAGACATCAAGTACCCTCAGTTGAGTCAGATGGCCCAGCTCTTCAGCAATGTATTTAGATGCCACAATTAACCCCTCTAGCACTTCAAGGGAGATCAGCTTATTCTTCAGCCCATCTGGCAGCCTTGTGCCGCCCCATCCATAACAACCTAGGCACATCAATTATCCTAGACCTGTAATAACACTCGGTGGCAGTTCTTCTACTCTAGTTTTAGATAAATCCAGCGTCTGTAGAAACCTCAGCTTCCCTATCTCTGCGGGGAGCTGAATAGGGCCAACATCCTTGGTACTTGGTAGACCATAGCTAATGGGACACCTCCACATTTCTTCAGAATACTTTTAGATACTTCAAAAAATTGCCTAGGACATTTATCTTTTGATCCAAATATTCTTCCATAGAATAATATTTCAGAGCTCTCATAAGAAAGTGGTTTGAGCCTATAGCAACCGCCGACATGCTCAGCAACACCAATAATGCGGGTGGTTGTAATTATTCTACTTCTCATATTATTCTCCATCAGAGCCAGCCCTATTACCTTATCCCATGGTTCTTTTTCCCATATGTCATCAATAACAAT containing:
- the LOC120667040 gene encoding disease resistance protein RGA5-like encodes the protein MKLLKDILYELHKGGEHPGANLDEIKHLIDLVRDFLRNKRYLIVIDDIWEKEPWDKVIGLALMENNMRSRIITTTRIIGVAEHVGGCYRLKPLSYESSEILFYGRIFGSKDKCPRQFFEVSKSILKKCGGVPLAMVYQVPRMLALFSSPQR